The following nucleotide sequence is from Glycine max cultivar Williams 82 chromosome 9, Glycine_max_v4.0, whole genome shotgun sequence.
TGATTGATCCTCTTGGATGTGAGGGCAAGGTATTTTTGGTTCCCCTCTTGTCCATAAAACCTTGAGTTCACCTCTCTTCTTTCCCAATGACAGAAAGGTTCCTGCAAATACAGAAAAGCATTTCAAAAATTCGTACCAGTTTTAATGGATAAAGCTCTATACTAATTTAAGTTATATCTATACCAAAAAACATGGATAAAGCTTTGCATTGGTTCAGCATGTTCAACAGACAATGGAATAGGtccaaatatttctttttgCACAATAATCAGTGTTTTATTACTCAACTTAAATTGAGTTTTGTCTAATTATTTTACTAACCAAGTGTAAATGGGACTATATAAAGCAAAGCTGGTTGACCATGTCCATCCATTAAGTTCAAAGCCACGTATGTGATAAGGAGACCTGCAGATCAAAATTCAAAGAATATGATGTAAAGACCAAACATATAGTCAGCTCCTCCACATTTTCAGTCTAAGCAGGACCAAACACTTACAAAGAAAATTACTCTGCTAACATTCTATTTATCTAATGAAAACTGCCCTCAGATCAAACATAGCATACCTAAACCATAAGCGGTCATTGCCCACAAGAAGTACCCATCTCGAAGGTTCTTCTTTGCCAACCAATCATACCTGTATAGTTATCATTAGAAAAATCAAGTTCATGAACCATTCACTTGGCATAAAGGATTGTCTACATCAAtccaaaaatgtttttataaggAGTACAAGATGATGAATAGGATTCCTTATGTATGAGTTTCTATTCAACCTTAGTGAAAATGCTACTAGAAGCCCTGGTAAGATGATGTCCCCAAAACCAATGATGCTGTAACCACCCCAAGGATCAAACATACGTGGTATCTTGAGTAGCATAGGGATACCATCTTCTCCACTCCTATCACCTCGAGCTACCTGCAAAGAAGTGAAAATGTTGCATTAGTTTAATAAGAAAAGCATCAATCATGTATTATGAGATCAAAAACAAGCTTTGTGATATTGTCGAAGGGAGATCTTCCAAGAAATCACTCACCACTATCATCACACTCTCATGGAACCACCATTTAGAGACAAACACCCAGAAGATGTCGTATAGGAAGGCACAACTGAGAAGAACAGTTCCAACCTTACAtggaaaaaatgtataaattagtgttttttgttaataaaaaaggtCAGTAATAGACAGTAGATCCATATTTAAATGTTTCACTGATATGGAGGTCCCCTTTATGCATCCCAAGCTTAATTTTCAAGAATATAACAAACAACCTAAGTAGGTGATTGTGCAAAATACAAGCTTAAGTAATGTATAATCACCTTGAGATTTGGTATCCGCACAATCTGAAGAACTGTGATTATCAATGTGATGCCCTGAAATATAAacgattaaaaaaaagtcaagaaCTTGTTACTCAATTTATTGGAACTTTGGAAGTTTGCAAGCTTGCCACTCAGCAAACTTCAATATTTATCAAATGGGGCAAGTATCACGGTTTAAACCAAATTTACAAGTGATAAGAGAGAATTTGAAAAAGTATGAAtgcaaaaaagaaacaataataaaaacacaTTGTAATAATACCAATTGGCCAAGAACAAACTACAATCATGTAGCACTACCAATTCACATGAAGCAGTTTGGTCTTTGGTAACAGCCTAGTTTCTTGAATAAAAAGCAAAGGATAGGAatctgataaatttttttaaccaagttcaatggtgttGTATAATCCATGTAGCTGACTTCACCTAGTGAGATAAAGCTATTGTTGTTCAGTTAATCAATTGAAAAGGCATTTTCTCCTCAAGTCTCTTGGTTTATGACTTCATATCTAGcagataataaaaatgaaatgagtgATTTACTTACTAGATCTTTCATTTTCCAAGTCTTCATTTTAATCACTGTCAGATGAAGATATTCCATActcatttaaaaacattttcagtttTACACCAGTAACATTCCAAAATCGTGCAATATGTGGCAAGGGGATTGCTCGTGATTGGATCAcaaatttctatattttaatcaaaactaccagtgtgtaagaaaaattgacaaaaaatacAAAGGTAACAGAACTATTCTTACAAGAATATCTTGACCAATCCAAGCAAATGATACACGGCGATAAATTCCCCAAAGCACAGCAAACACAATGCAGAAGGGAGTAACAGCAACTGTCAGATATGATACAGCACCGAAGAAGGGTACTTTAACAAATGTTTGTGCAGCATGCTGGAACCATTTGAAACTGTACGAATTTTGATGTCAATTTCATAACATGACAAGGCAATCTAATACAATAGACAATCTACCTAACAGCCACAAACTTCACACTGGAgtcattttttatgaatattggTTATTGTAAAGCTGACattaaaagaaggagaaaaactTTGTCCATGCTAAAGTTGCATAAAATTCATCTTTTAGCAATGTTTACAAGGAAATATAAGTCAGTTGCCAAATTTGTTGTATAGACTTGTGAGTTAAACTATTCGATGGTATATCTTTCAGGGTTCACAATTTaagatcataaataaaatatacaccACTCAACATGATCTTGGGTTAATGTTGATTAATAAAAGTGCAAGATATGTTGCTCAACATGACCACCACAAATTCAAACAAGGAAACAAGGATAAAGGACTTACCATGACAACAGAGCCACCAAGCAAGTTTGTAGTCCCTGAAAACACATGAAGAATAAAGATTCATTCAGCTGCTATATTCAACAATAACATCATGTTGCACATTGAAACCTGTGATCTAGGAAGCACAGATACAATACAATAAAAACATAGGAATTcagcaaattttaaaaattatagggcATGACAcagttataatatataaaattaatcaaaaggtaacacaatatatatatatatatatatatatatatataaaaaaaaaaataagagagaattTCTGTTTTAAAATGAGCATAAGTCAttataaacataattaaatatatgattttatctAATTATTGTGGTATTTTAATatcgaaaatataaaaatgcaatttaaagttttttaagtGTTCATGCAGTAACTGATGTGAATACATATCTGACATGGTTATGACATGACACAGCCACAATTTAGGAGTATCCATGCTTCTTAGCCTATGACTATAGTTTTGTTGTGTGAACCGTAAATTAAGGCATAATGTGGTATTTCAGCAATAATGATGTAATGTGCCTTAACCCCAACTATAAAAGACATGACGTGATTTTCAATATAGCAGCAAGTTAGACAAACTCTATAGAAAGGAATAAGAAggataaaaattattgaaaccaggactttttcaaaaaaaaaaaaaattattttccattccctactttattttctattaaaaccaaaaccaaacctGACCTAGGCCTAATGTCACTTTTTTGGATAGGAAATTGTTATTAAGAGTACAATAAATGAGGATTAGACATCCTCACAAGAACATTACAAATGGCaagtgtgtttggattgatgAAAAGGAGCAAAACAGAATTGAATGCAATATATTCAATCTAATTCCCTCCATCCTATTCCATTCTCCGTTAGATATGCAAATATAGGCATGCCAGTCTCTATTCAAGTCTAACAAAGAAACATCTGCAAATATAGGCATGTCAGTCTCTATTCAAGTCTAACAAAGAAACATCTCTAAAGAGATCGTGAGCAGAATGACACACAGAAGATTTAAAAAAGTGCCACGTGATTGGAAAGTGAATTGGGGTAGATGTGAAGGAAGCAAAATGTTGTTAGGATACACAGGTGAAACTCTAATTAACCACCCAATATTTTGCACGCCCTAAAGATGACAAATAATTATCAGAAAAGCATAGGAATATGGCTGATCAGTAAATCAGTTAGAGGGAGGCCAAAGGAAGAATCAtaatcaacaagaatcaagcttGGAAAAATAATAACTCACCTCAACCCCACCAATGCAAAATAGAACCACCAGAACTTCAACAAACCAATATGCCATTAATTTGTAAAGCATAACCAAGAAACAAGAAGCAATCACAACAAATGATATTGCTGCTGCAGTACTGATTTCCACATATGCACTAGAACCAGCATTCTCTGCATTTACGTATTCATCTGAAGCATCCTGCAATATAAATGTTCTATATGTTAGTAATAGTAATTGGaccaatgagtttttttttattatttaatttgagaaGGAAGTTCGTTTACAAAGAACAAAATTAGTTCATTTCAAAAAAGAGAATAACTTTTGTTAAGGAAGCCTCCACGACAGGAGGTCTGCAAGAAACACAGGCACTTCATTTTTTTGAATAAGCCATGGGTCTTTGTTAACTTATGTATTCCATCGATCACCAATAATATTTGTCTTGTATAAGGAAAAATTCGTAAAATTGGGATGAAAAGAAACCAGTAACCTTTAATAGCTTCTCCTGCTCAATGGCAGACTCTCTTGCTGACCAGGCAGACCAGTAAGAAGCACAGAGAATGGTACCAACAGCCATAAGCCATAAAAACACTTCTGCAACATCAACCAATGGACGCAATGGAGAATACAACTGCACCGACACTTGAGAGTGGACATACATGCAGAAATGCAAAGAATAATCAtataaagaatcaaaatataaagTAGTTATTTCAAATTTTGCTGTGACAAATGAAAGCCATACTAATCACAAAAGAATAGATACATATTCACAGAGAAAGTGAAATATACCTACTGAATTGTTTAGTATGtgatttttcaagttttcaCCAGCATCTTGTGGAAGCATGACAGCAGGTATTCCAATATCAACATCGGTTTCATTTGCTTCACAAACCATCTTGAAAAGTTCTGcataaaaaggacaaaaaatagttgcttaaaacaaacaaaatacgCAGTATTGGACAATGTCTGTTTATTATAACAAACAAGAAACCAAAGTTAATTAGCATTCTCTATGAAACACGGGATCATATCAATTTTAACTGTAAAATGCGTATAGAGAGAAAGGAAGTGACACAGATTATAGGTCCAAAAAAGCAAAAATTGCAGGCAAACACCTGTACGATAATTTATAATGAGGATGGCTGAAGCACCAGCTTCTTCAGCTATATTTGCCTTGATTGTGAAACTACACTGTCCTCGGTGCACCAAAATGATCTCGCCAGTGAGCTAACAAATTGCAAGGCACTCCATATTACTTACTAATAAATATCTAAACAAATTAGAGCTGTTAAACCTAAACATCTATGCATCACATGCAGAGAAGTTGCATTTGGTTAGTTCTAAAGCATAGAATCAATACCTTATTATTAGGCTTGCTACAACAATCAGGAGGGTCCGCAATCGCAACTCTAGTATGGttagcatgtttttcttttgattctaATGTAGGGCCAAATCTTGCACCAACGCCAACATACTCAAAGCTTTCCACACCATCAATCCAAGTAGGGACTTTAACCTAACAAAAGAGAAATTGGTCGAAGTTGTTAGAGAAAAAACTTATTCATACTTTACACCTATCAACCTTTGTAAGGCAACAGCAACATGCCACATGGTAGTTTGCTGAAACACTAAAATGTGTAAGCTAAAAGATTTGCAGATTTTCCTTTTAAGATTTCACAAAACATGCTTTTATCATTGTCCTGGTCATCATCACCTTGTTCCAATTCCAATTTTAGAAAGCACTCAGGCACTCAACATTTCATTCTTTTTACTAAAAGCAAACCCACAATGGAAGAAGGccaaa
It contains:
- the LOC100809976 gene encoding signal peptide peptidase-like 4 isoform X1 — translated: MVSLGATCALCCSVLIVFVTLSSAGDIVHPDSIAPRRPGCDNNFVLVKVPTWIDGVESFEYVGVGARFGPTLESKEKHANHTRVAIADPPDCCSKPNNKLTGEIILVHRGQCSFTIKANIAEEAGASAILIINYRTELFKMVCEANETDVDIGIPAVMLPQDAGENLKNHILNNSVVSVQLYSPLRPLVDVAEVFLWLMAVGTILCASYWSAWSARESAIEQEKLLKDASDEYVNAENAGSSAYVEISTAAAISFVVIASCFLVMLYKLMAYWFVEVLVVLFCIGGVEGLQTCLVALLSCFKWFQHAAQTFVKVPFFGAVSYLTVAVTPFCIVFAVLWGIYRRVSFAWIGQDILGITLIITVLQIVRIPNLKVGTVLLSCAFLYDIFWVFVSKWWFHESVMIVVARGDRSGEDGIPMLLKIPRMFDPWGGYSIIGFGDIILPGLLVAFSLRYDWLAKKNLRDGYFLWAMTAYGLGLLITYVALNLMDGHGQPALLYIVPFTLGTFLSLGKKRGELKVLWTRGEPKIPCPHIQEDQSTNQ
- the LOC100809976 gene encoding signal peptide peptidase-like 4 isoform X2; this encodes MVCEANETDVDIGIPAVMLPQDAGENLKNHILNNSVVSVQLYSPLRPLVDVAEVFLWLMAVGTILCASYWSAWSARESAIEQEKLLKDASDEYVNAENAGSSAYVEISTAAAISFVVIASCFLVMLYKLMAYWFVEVLVVLFCIGGVEGLQTCLVALLSCFKWFQHAAQTFVKVPFFGAVSYLTVAVTPFCIVFAVLWGIYRRVSFAWIGQDILGITLIITVLQIVRIPNLKVGTVLLSCAFLYDIFWVFVSKWWFHESVMIVVARGDRSGEDGIPMLLKIPRMFDPWGGYSIIGFGDIILPGLLVAFSLRYDWLAKKNLRDGYFLWAMTAYGLGLLITYVALNLMDGHGQPALLYIVPFTLGTFLSLGKKRGELKVLWTRGEPKIPCPHIQEDQSTNQ